CAATGAGCTGGGGAAAAAGAGTGACATAGGTCGCCAATTCAAAAAAGCTGTCAGCCGGGGGCGCATCGTTCCGATAGACATCGATGACATAACTCATGGACTGAAAAATATAAAAAGAAATGCCGATGGGAAGAATGACCTGCTGATAGGCGAGGGGTTGTAACCCCGCCAGTTCCAGCAGAGCGTTTAAGGAATCCGCTCCGAAATTGAAGTATTTGAAGTAAGCCAGAATCGAGAGATTGGAGGCGACAGCAGTTGCGAGGAGGAGGCGCGCTTTCTTATTCTGTTCTCTGTTCCTGTACAGGGAGCGGCCAAAAAGATAGTTTCCAAGGGAGACTCCGATAAGCAGCAGGAGAAAATCCACCCGCCAGAAGGCGTAAAACAACCAGCTCCCCAGAAGTATGACAGATGTTCTCATTTTCTCCGGTACGAGGTAGTACAGGAGAAAAAAAAGAGGCATGAATAAAAAAAGGAAAGCCGGAGTGGTAAAGACCATGTTCCGTCAGGGCTCCTTTATGCCGGCAGTGATGACCATAGACCGGGGAGAGGCGTTATTGCCGTAAACAATTACAGAGGTTGATCCTCCCCGTGTCATGGGAAGCGGGCCCAGTTCAAGAATCTTTCCGCTACCGGATTTTAAAGCAAAATCAATTTCAAGCGGATTGACGGCCCGCTGAACCGATTGTCCGGGATTTATGTCTGAGAACAGATCGTCTCCTGTTTCGCTCACATAAAGAGACGCTGTCTCTTCAAGGCAATTGTAGAAATAAATCTGGTTTTTAGCCGGAGCCTCATGTTCGATATCTTCAAAAGCGAAACTACCTGCCGCAGTAAAAATGAGAGTGTAGTATTTGCCGCTCATGGGAATGATTTCCAGAAAATCATCGCCTGCCTCGATAAAATACATCCCCGGGCCGATCTGATGGTATAGGGCGCTTTCTCTGCTTTCCGCCGTGGAAAATGTTTCCGACCCGATATGAATTTCCATATTTGTCCGGGGCTCCGCAAAAATGACCCTTACGAGAGCGCTCTCCGGAGAAATTCCCGAACCGTAGAGAGACTGGGCCGCCAGGGAGATCGATACAATCCATGATAAGAGGAGCATCAGACTTACTTTTTTCATCATACTTTATTCTCCGAAGGATCTCATCCACTCTATCGAGTCGGCGAATCCGGCCATTCTGGTGTATTTGTGGGGAATTCCGGGGTAGACTTCATACTTCACTTCGCTGCCCAGCTCTCTGAGCCCGTCGACGAAAATGTCGGCGCTGGCCGTTGTAATGATAAAGTCCGTTCCTCCCTGAACAACAAATGAAGGAATACCGTGTCCCGAAAGACCGGTGTTGTTCATCGCCATATATTTGTGCATGACCGGGTAATCCTCCGCGAGATTGTCGGTATAGAGTGACCGGTAAAAATCTTCATTGAAGAGTTTCTTTGAATCATAGCCGAAGTAGTATTGGAAGACATCGACGCACATGGTAGAGGCATCTTCCTCGAAGGTTTCGAGAAAGCGTTCCTGCAGGTAATCGGCGGGATCGATTTTATCTTCGCCGTACATTTTCATATAGGTGTAAATGATTTCCGCACCATAGCAGACGCCTTCTCTGAAGAGAGCTGCGATATCATTGGTCGAGGCGTATCCTATCACTCCCGTCAGATCTATTTCGGGAGCGTATTCCGACAGCAGATCGGCGGCGGCGAATGCGGCGTGGCCTCCCTGGGAATAGCCGGCAGTAAAGGTCTGTCCGGAGAGGTTTGCCTTGAGAGATGAAAAGTCTTCGGTCTCGAAGAGGTTTTTAACGGCTCTGATGGAATCGAGCATTACGTGACCTTCGGCCAGCTTGGAAAAGTAGCGCTGCGGCCGGTCGGGATCATTGAAACCCAGATAATCGGGGAATACGGCGATAAACCCGCTGCCTCCGTAGGCCAGCATGTTCTGCTTGTACCATCCCCAGCGTCTTAATTCCGGAACTTCGAAAGAGGGCGCGCAGGCATCGGATATTCCCGTCGTGCCGGAACCGAATACGTAGAGGGGGAAATCCTCATCCACAGCCGTATCGGGTATGAACAGCTGGGCGTGTATTATGGCCTGAGAACCGTCGAAATCCGTGCTGACGAACCGGATGTGGTAGGTTCGGACACCATATTGCAGCGGCTCCATGGCATAATCTTCTATGAAGGGCTTGACCGCTTCAACCGTTTCATTCAGAGAGTAGACTTTCCTTTTCTCAACGAGGGTGATGTCTCCCGGAAGGGGGAGCTGCGGTTCTTCCGCGACTGGCTGCGGCTCAACCTGCACCTGGGTTTGGTTTTCAACCGTCTGTTCAATATCAGCGCTCTTGTTTCCGCTGCAGGAAAAAGAGAGAAGTATAAAGGGCAATATCAATAAAAAAAATAAATTACCTGTAATGGATTTCATGGTTTCCTCTTATTTCGTATGGTTTTCGATCCAGGTTCTGGATTTTTCAAAACTTATCTGTCTGGTATCGTGTCTGGCATCTTTGTAAAAGACATAATCCACCGGAACATTCATAGACCTCAGCTTTTCTACAAATTGTGTCTGTGTTTCCGGGAAAATGACGATATCGTTTCCACCCTGATAGATGGCTACGGGAATCCTCTGTCCGGCAAGTCCCGTGCTATTCATTTCCACATAATGGAAAAGGTCGGGATAATCCCTTTCAAGGGTTTCTTCTGTAAGCGATGCGATAAACTCATCCCTGAAAAGCCCCTGCGGCACATGAGGGTAATAGGACTGCATGCCGCCCACACACATCCGAAGCAGATCTCTCTCAAGATTGTCGGCAAATTTTTCTATCAGGATTTGTGACGGGTCGACATTTTCAATTCCGTATAATTGGCTGTAAGTGTAGAGAACCATAGGTGCCACATCGGAATACTCCCGGAAAAGGGAAAAAATATCTGTTGTAGGACCGTAGCCGATAATGCCGCTCAGCGACACATCGGGAGCGTATGAAAGCCTGTAATCGGCGGCGGCGAAGGCGGCATGACCCCCCTGGGAAAAGCCGGCCACAAAGTGGCTCGTATAAGAAACGGTATCCAGTTTCAGTTCCTGAAGAAGGTTTTTAAGGGCTCTTATGGAATCGAGGAGAACTCTCGCTTCACATTCGGCGACCATATAATACTGCAATCTGTCAGGATCTCCGAATCCCATATAATCGGAAAAAATCCCGATTGATCCCTGTCCGGCATGGGCCAGAACATGAGAGCGGTATAAGCCCCATCTGATTCCCAGGATGTGCTCTCTGGAAGGGCGGCAGCTGTCCCTCAGGCCCGTGGAGCCTGCGCCGAATACATAGACGGAACGGCTGTCCCTGTCTTCATAGCGGGGGATAAAAATCTGTGTCGTTATCGGAGCATCTGTGCCGTCAGGGTAAAGGCTGTTGAACTTTACCCAGTAAATATCGACAGAGTATTTCGCTTCCGGTACAACATATCCTTCAAATAGCTCCTGATTGAAGTCCTCTATCTCCCGGGGACTTAAGGTGCCTTCCAGTTCGTATGAAATGATTTCACCGGGAGCTCTGGATGATAGGGGTGAAAGAATCAGCAGTAAAAACAGAACCGGAAGGCTTTTTCTCACTGGCTGCTCTCTTCAGACGCAGCGGGAGAAGTCTCTACCATCTCTCCGTTGGTTGCCGGAGTCGTCTCCAGGTCGGGATTGTAATAGAGAATACTGAGTCTCTCATTATCCACCCTGTGCTTGAGTTTCACATAGAGCGTTTCCGTTGCCTTGTCGTACACCCAGCCATCGGAATAACGCTGAAAATTGGGGTCGCTGTTCCACTTCATGCCGTGCATATAGATCCGCACGAAAGGCTTTACCCCTTTTATGGCAAAGTGATGTATCGAACCTTTGGGAAAATTGATCGTCACTATTGTTTCCCTTGTGCTTTTCTGGATTGTCTGAGAGGAGGCTGATGTGAGAATCCAGGATCCGGCCCCGAGGATCTCATCGAGTGGTTCCTGTCTCACATAATAGGGATTTTCCGTCAGATCATAATAAAAATCTTCCGGAAGTATTGTCCCGGATTCAGAGGAGATCCTGTTGTCTTCTGTAATTAAGAAAGCCGGAATAAATGCCGACTCTCCCGCACGGCTCAGGATGGAAATAATCATTTTCATCCCGACAGTCCTGTAGAAGTCGTTATCCAGAAGATTTCCCGATCTAAGAAGCTCCCTTCCCGCACGGAATGAGCTTTCTACATTGACCTGTCCCTCTTCATCGAGAAACAGACCTTCGTCGAGCCAGTTCACCGACGGGAGAATATGCTGTTCGACAGTATCGATGATAAAAGCGTCGTAATCCCTGTCGGGATAATCATTATAGACACTGTTTATAATCTGAAGTTTCGTAATTGTCCGCCCGAGGCTGTCGCTGTCCAGAATTGACGAGGACATGGTCAGAACTTTATCTATCTGGTTTTCCAGACGATTGCTTCTCATAAAATCAAGCAGGTTTTCCCGGGACAGGATGGCCTGATTCTCGGCATCGAGCTGAGCTATAATCTCCCGGCGTTCCAGATTCTGATCACTTATCAAATCGCGTGTTTCGACGACGATATTCCCGATATAGGGAGCTGACCAGGCCGTGAGTTCGTTCTCCAGGGCGACGGAAGCGGTGCGGATGAGGCTGGCAGAGGTTCTGTAGGATCCCCTTGTCAGACTCTCAGAAAGGTAGGAACGGGCCGTCGTTTCATTAAACTGCTGCTCCCCTTCGGCATCGGTCCACATTCCCGTTTTACTGTTGAATCGGGAATTCCATCCGAAAAAGGCATTGTTGACGAAAGTGGAAACGGCTTCGCTGTATTCGGAAGAAAGATCTTCGCTGTTCTGCTCGTACCATTTTTCAGCTGTCCGCCCTTTGCTGACCAGCGTTTCCTGGATGACAAGCGTAACGGGGTTGTTGTCCGGGACAGCAATCTTTATAAAATCATTCTGGCTGTCCACGACATACTCATTGGTCATGGCCAGAAAAAAATTGGTTTCTCCGTTGCTGATAACCGGCGTATTGTCCTCTTCCGTATAACCGAGTGCGAAGCCTCTGTCCTCCTTGAACGGGAGGGACAGGCTGGTAATGGGAGGAACGGTTTCTGGCAGGTCCGCGCGGACGGAAATTTTGTTGTCGGCGAAATCTGTGCTGAATTCCAGTCTGATCTCGTTGTCAAAAAAAAGGGTGAAGCTGTTTTCCCCCTCTTCGTAATTTGTCAAAATCGATTTATGTGTGATGCCGTCGGCTGTTTCAATTGTCAGCACTTTGCGGGAGTTGAAGAGAAAACTCATACCATTGACGAACATGTTCAGTTTTTTTATTTCCGATGGTCTGACGGGAGTGCCCTTTGTAGCCTTGCCTGTCAGTTCTATATTCCCGATGGCTCTGCTGAAGCTCAGCTGCTGCGTATAGTGCATAAAAAAGAAAAACCCGGTCATCAGGATGTACAGCGCCGGAATTATGTAGAAGCGGCGTCTAATTTTTTTTTCCATAGGGAAAAATAGTATCAGCAGAAATCCAAAAATGCAACCTTGTCCAGAACGCCCAGTCACTATATATTTAAGGCCTATAGGAGATATAAGCCAATGTCACAACGGGTAAAGGGTTTGCTCATCAGCCCTTTTATTCTTTTTATAATCACATCCTGTGTCAGCTCGCCGGAAAATCCGGAAAAACCCTATACCGGCGACAAGGAGTCTTCCGCCGTTGCAGAACGGCCCGGGGAAGATCCCATAGCTTTTTATCGCGGACCGGAAGACGCTGCCGAAGCGATCCGGGTAATGGAAGAAATGGAAGATGAAAAAATGGACCGCGATTCCCGCTTCATCTACTACTCACTGCTTATTTCCAACAATGATTTGGATAAAGCGGCGGAACAGCTCGATATCCTGCTTAGTGAGAATCCCGACGACAAAGAGGTTCTGGCCGCTTATATTACCCTGGCTGACTACAGAGGAGAGAAAGACAGGAGAGATACAGCTCTCGATAATCTGATTTCTCTTGATCCCGACAGCAGTTTTGTTATTAACATGAAAGGGTCTTTCGCCCTGAGGGATGAAAAATACGGGGAAGCGGAAAAGCTCTTCCTGAACAGCCTCTCTCTGGACAGGGAAAACTCCGAGACTTATATCGGACTGGCCAACGCTTTAATGCACATAAAGGACAGGGAAGAGGAGAGCCTCCGTTTTTTTAACATGGCGGAACAGATCGATCCTGATAATCCCTACATTTACAGCGATCGATCGAGGGTCTACCGTTTTCTCAAAGATTATGGGAAGGCGGAAGATGACATTTCCAGAGCTATCGAACTCTATCCTTCTGAGTGGAATTATCTGGACAGAGCCAGAATACGGATAGGAGACCTCAATGAAAAGGATGATGCGAAAGAGGATCTTCTCAAGGTTCTCGCTCTCAATCCGGAGAATTTCTTCGCCAATGTGTATCTGGCCGGTATTTATGATGAACAGGGTGAGTATGATCTATCCCTGACTCATTACGAGAAGGTTCTTGATCTCGCTTCCGATTACAATTTCGCTTATCCGGCAATGGGAAAACTGTATTTTATTAAAGAGCGCTGGGCCGAATCCGCGGAAATGTACCGAAAGGCTGTTGAAAGCGGTCTCAATGAAATGACATATCCCCTTATGGGCTGGCTGGCTTTTTATAAAGACGGCAAAGAAAAGGAAGGACAGCGGCTGCTCAATGCCTATATCGGGAAGCTGGACAGAAGCAGTTCCCTATACGAGATGTACCGTTATTATCTCTCTCCCTCATCGCCTTATTTTGTTCAGATGGCCATTGATAAGGAGAAAGATCAGATGATGCAGGACCGTATGAAGTTCTATATGGGCATGATTGATTATCTTAAAGGTAGAAAAGACACGGCGCGGGCCATTCTTGGAGAGGTCGCTGCCAGAAAAGGGGCTCCGGAATTTGAACTGGCTAACCTCTATATGGAGAAAGAATGAAAATAGATAATATCAGTGATACGATAAACAGAATTGTGTTCGATGACAGGGAGATCCTGCTGATCGGCACGGCTCACGTATCACATGAAAGCGTTGATGAAGTAAAACAGGCTATTGAGAGTGAAGAGCCCGGAAGGGTGTGTATTGAAATTGACGAAGGTCGATATCAGTCGATAATTGATGAGGAAAGTTGGAAAAAGCTCGATATCCATCAGGCTATCAGACAGAAAAAAGGCTTTCTCATGATTGCCAGCCTTATCCTCGGTTCCTTTCAGAAGAAGATAGGGGCCGATATGGGAATCCGCCCCGGAGAAGAAATGAAAATAGCCGCGGAAGCCGCTACAGAAAAAGGCATTCCCTTTTCTTTCAGCGACAGGCCGATTCAGATAACGCTCCAGAGGGCCTGGAGAAAAAGCAACCTCTGGAACAAAATGAAGCTTCTCTCCTCTTTGATTGCTTCGGCCTTTACTACGGAGAAGGTAGAGAAAAGCGATATAGAAGAACTGAAAAACTCCAATGCCCTCCAGGGAATGATGGAAGAGCTGGCCGGTTATCTCCCTTCGGTAAAAGAAGTTCTCATCGATGAAAGAGACCGCTATCTGGCTACGAACATCTTCAACACGACTGAAAAAAAGGTCGTCGCCGTCGTGGGAGCCGGTCATGGACCGGGAATCCTGAAATGGTTCGAAAGGCTTGATAAAAAAGAAGTAGAGGCGGATATTTCCGATATTTCCGTAGTCCCGCCCAAAAGGCTATACGAAAAGGCCATTCCCTGGA
This is a stretch of genomic DNA from Spirochaeta isovalerica. It encodes these proteins:
- a CDS encoding alginate O-acetyltransferase AlgF; the protein is MMKKVSLMLLLSWIVSISLAAQSLYGSGISPESALVRVIFAEPRTNMEIHIGSETFSTAESRESALYHQIGPGMYFIEAGDDFLEIIPMSGKYYTLIFTAAGSFAFEDIEHEAPAKNQIYFYNCLEETASLYVSETGDDLFSDINPGQSVQRAVNPLEIDFALKSGSGKILELGPLPMTRGGSTSVIVYGNNASPRSMVITAGIKEP
- a CDS encoding lipase family protein, with protein sequence MKSITGNLFFLLILPFILLSFSCSGNKSADIEQTVENQTQVQVEPQPVAEEPQLPLPGDITLVEKRKVYSLNETVEAVKPFIEDYAMEPLQYGVRTYHIRFVSTDFDGSQAIIHAQLFIPDTAVDEDFPLYVFGSGTTGISDACAPSFEVPELRRWGWYKQNMLAYGGSGFIAVFPDYLGFNDPDRPQRYFSKLAEGHVMLDSIRAVKNLFETEDFSSLKANLSGQTFTAGYSQGGHAAFAAADLLSEYAPEIDLTGVIGYASTNDIAALFREGVCYGAEIIYTYMKMYGEDKIDPADYLQERFLETFEEDASTMCVDVFQYYFGYDSKKLFNEDFYRSLYTDNLAEDYPVMHKYMAMNNTGLSGHGIPSFVVQGGTDFIITTASADIFVDGLRELGSEVKYEVYPGIPHKYTRMAGFADSIEWMRSFGE
- a CDS encoding lipase family protein; its protein translation is MRKSLPVLFLLLILSPLSSRAPGEIISYELEGTLSPREIEDFNQELFEGYVVPEAKYSVDIYWVKFNSLYPDGTDAPITTQIFIPRYEDRDSRSVYVFGAGSTGLRDSCRPSREHILGIRWGLYRSHVLAHAGQGSIGIFSDYMGFGDPDRLQYYMVAECEARVLLDSIRALKNLLQELKLDTVSYTSHFVAGFSQGGHAAFAAADYRLSYAPDVSLSGIIGYGPTTDIFSLFREYSDVAPMVLYTYSQLYGIENVDPSQILIEKFADNLERDLLRMCVGGMQSYYPHVPQGLFRDEFIASLTEETLERDYPDLFHYVEMNSTGLAGQRIPVAIYQGGNDIVIFPETQTQFVEKLRSMNVPVDYVFYKDARHDTRQISFEKSRTWIENHTK
- a CDS encoding tetratricopeptide repeat protein; this encodes MSQRVKGLLISPFILFIITSCVSSPENPEKPYTGDKESSAVAERPGEDPIAFYRGPEDAAEAIRVMEEMEDEKMDRDSRFIYYSLLISNNDLDKAAEQLDILLSENPDDKEVLAAYITLADYRGEKDRRDTALDNLISLDPDSSFVINMKGSFALRDEKYGEAEKLFLNSLSLDRENSETYIGLANALMHIKDREEESLRFFNMAEQIDPDNPYIYSDRSRVYRFLKDYGKAEDDISRAIELYPSEWNYLDRARIRIGDLNEKDDAKEDLLKVLALNPENFFANVYLAGIYDEQGEYDLSLTHYEKVLDLASDYNFAYPAMGKLYFIKERWAESAEMYRKAVESGLNEMTYPLMGWLAFYKDGKEKEGQRLLNAYIGKLDRSSSLYEMYRYYLSPSSPYFVQMAIDKEKDQMMQDRMKFYMGMIDYLKGRKDTARAILGEVAARKGAPEFELANLYMEKE
- a CDS encoding TraB/GumN family protein, whose protein sequence is MKIDNISDTINRIVFDDREILLIGTAHVSHESVDEVKQAIESEEPGRVCIEIDEGRYQSIIDEESWKKLDIHQAIRQKKGFLMIASLILGSFQKKIGADMGIRPGEEMKIAAEAATEKGIPFSFSDRPIQITLQRAWRKSNLWNKMKLLSSLIASAFTTEKVEKSDIEELKNSNALQGMMEELAGYLPSVKEVLIDERDRYLATNIFNTTEKKVVAVVGAGHGPGILKWFERLDKKEVEADISDISVVPPKRLYEKAIPWIIPFVIVGIITAGFFTSGVNAGFNMILVWILANGIPAALGAIIAAAHPLTIIISFAAAPITSMNPTIGVGFVSGLLESSFRKPRIRDLENLQDDAGSLKGWYGNRVLRILLVFLLSSLGSAIGTWWAIPHLSILLGS